A single region of the Candidatus Margulisiibacteriota bacterium genome encodes:
- a CDS encoding RNA methyltransferase yields MSKLYLALLHHPIYNKKREIVTTCITGFDLHDIARSAVTFGVKKYFVVNPLPTQRSFAQRIFEFWMDEGSQEFNWTRAEAFKLISIKATLDEAIDEVTKSEGRKPKVIATSAKPRGTIKFEALRRALKEKDDVYLLLFGTGWGMADEVFDRVDEVLDPIVGPTEYNHLSVRSAVAIILDRLLGA; encoded by the coding sequence ATGAGCAAATTGTATTTGGCTTTGCTGCATCATCCGATCTACAACAAAAAGCGAGAGATCGTAACGACCTGTATCACCGGGTTTGATCTGCACGATATCGCCAGGTCGGCCGTGACGTTCGGTGTGAAAAAATATTTTGTGGTCAATCCTTTGCCGACGCAAAGAAGTTTTGCCCAGAGAATATTTGAGTTTTGGATGGACGAGGGAAGTCAGGAGTTCAACTGGACCAGGGCAGAAGCTTTTAAGCTGATCTCCATAAAGGCGACCCTGGACGAAGCGATAGACGAAGTGACGAAGAGCGAGGGACGCAAGCCAAAAGTCATAGCGACCTCGGCCAAACCGCGAGGGACAATAAAATTTGAGGCGCTCCGCAGGGCATTGAAAGAAAAAGACGATGTTTATTTGCTTTTATTTGGGACAGGCTGGGGGATGGCGGACGAAGTGTTTGACAGGGTAGATGAAGTTCTTGACCCAATCGTTGGACCGACCGAGTACAATCATTTGTCAGTTCGGTCCGCGGTTGCTATAATATTAGACAGGTTGCTTGGCGCGTAG
- a CDS encoding KH domain-containing protein, with amino-acid sequence MKELVEYITKFLVDKPEQVDVKEIDGATLNVIEVKTAPEDSGKVIGREGRIANAIRTIVKAAAAKQQKKVNVEIITEDKQRGGI; translated from the coding sequence ATGAAAGAGCTGGTTGAATACATCACTAAATTTCTAGTAGACAAGCCGGAACAGGTTGATGTTAAAGAGATCGATGGCGCCACTCTTAATGTGATCGAAGTCAAGACCGCGCCGGAAGATTCGGGGAAAGTGATCGGCCGCGAAGGCCGGATCGCCAACGCGATCAGGACGATCGTCAAAGCGGCGGCGGCTAAACAGCAAAAAAAGGTTAACGTTGAAATAATTACCGAAGACAAACAGCGGGGAGGAATTTAA
- the ilvD gene encoding dihydroxy-acid dehydratase: protein MRSDALKKRAPIRSLIHATGVSSKEMKKPFIGLASSFTDLVPGHVDMRSLERAIEKGIHAGGGVSFTFGLPAICDGIAMGHKGMHYSLPSRELIADTIESVAEAHQLDGLVLLTACDKITPGMLMAAARLDIPTILVTAGPMLAGCYKMTRLDLVHDTFEAEAAYKQGKISKTDLENLTLNACPGAGSCSGMFTANTMACAGEALGMSLPFCGTSLAVSSKKKMLAYESGQKIVELVEKKITPRKIMNLKAFTNAIRIDMALGGSTNAVLHLTAIAREAGIKLPLELFDEISKATPHLTSLRPGGNHFMEDFERAGGVPAAMHVMQKMLLDNPTVSGLSIKQIAAGGEVYDKDIIRATTNPYHKEGSLAVLKGNIAPEGGVVKQTAVSAKMMKFTGKAKVFDSEDAAQKAILSGKIKAGDVVVIRYEGPKGGPGMREMLYPTSAIAGMGLSDSVALITDGRFSGGTRGPCIGHVSPEAAAGGPIAIVKDGDIIEIDIHNRKLNVKLSDVEINLRLRQWKEPKPKFDSGWLARYQKLVTSASTGAVLKAF, encoded by the coding sequence ATGAGAAGCGACGCTTTAAAAAAACGGGCCCCGATCCGCTCACTGATCCACGCCACCGGCGTTTCATCCAAGGAAATGAAAAAACCGTTCATCGGTCTGGCCTCAAGCTTTACCGACCTGGTCCCCGGCCATGTTGATATGCGCTCCCTGGAAAGAGCAATTGAAAAAGGGATCCATGCCGGAGGCGGCGTCTCCTTCACTTTTGGCCTGCCGGCCATTTGTGACGGTATCGCCATGGGACATAAAGGAATGCACTACTCCCTCCCCTCCCGCGAACTGATCGCCGACACTATTGAATCTGTTGCCGAAGCCCACCAGCTCGACGGGCTGGTCCTCCTGACCGCCTGCGACAAGATCACCCCGGGAATGCTGATGGCGGCCGCCCGGCTTGACATTCCAACGATCCTGGTCACCGCCGGCCCGATGCTGGCCGGTTGCTATAAAATGACCCGGCTTGACCTGGTCCACGACACGTTTGAGGCTGAAGCCGCTTATAAGCAGGGGAAGATCAGTAAAACAGACCTCGAGAACCTGACCCTCAACGCTTGTCCGGGAGCCGGCTCATGCTCCGGCATGTTCACCGCCAATACCATGGCTTGCGCTGGAGAAGCACTTGGCATGTCTCTCCCCTTCTGCGGCACCTCGCTGGCGGTCTCATCCAAGAAAAAGATGCTCGCTTACGAAAGCGGCCAAAAGATCGTCGAGCTGGTCGAGAAGAAGATCACGCCGCGCAAGATCATGAACCTGAAGGCTTTCACCAACGCCATTCGGATCGACATGGCGCTTGGCGGCTCGACCAACGCGGTCCTGCACCTGACCGCTATCGCCCGGGAAGCGGGGATCAAGCTCCCGCTCGAACTATTTGATGAGATCAGCAAAGCGACGCCGCATCTCACCAGCCTCCGTCCCGGCGGCAATCATTTTATGGAAGATTTTGAGCGCGCCGGCGGTGTCCCGGCCGCGATGCACGTCATGCAAAAAATGCTTCTCGACAACCCGACCGTCTCCGGCCTATCCATTAAACAGATCGCCGCTGGCGGAGAGGTTTATGACAAGGACATTATTCGCGCAACAACCAATCCCTACCACAAAGAAGGAAGCCTGGCAGTTCTAAAAGGGAACATCGCGCCGGAAGGCGGCGTCGTCAAACAGACCGCGGTTTCAGCCAAGATGATGAAGTTTACCGGCAAAGCCAAAGTTTTCGACTCCGAAGATGCCGCCCAGAAGGCGATCCTTAGCGGCAAGATCAAAGCCGGAGATGTTGTCGTCATCCGCTATGAAGGGCCAAAAGGAGGCCCTGGGATGCGCGAAATGCTCTACCCGACTTCAGCGATCGCCGGGATGGGGCTGTCGGACTCGGTTGCCCTGATCACCGACGGGCGCTTTTCCGGCGGGACCCGCGGCCCCTGCATCGGCCATGTTTCCCCGGAAGCGGCAGCCGGCGGGCCGATCGCCATCGTCAAAGATGGGGATATAATTGAGATCGACATTCATAATAGAAAGCTTAACGTTAAATTAAGCGACGTGGAAATAAACCTGCGCCTGAGGCAATGGAAAGAACCTAAGCCGAAGTTCGATTCGGGCTGGCTGGCTCGTTACCAGAAGCTCGTGACTTCAGCCAGCACAGGAGCGGTCCTCAAAGCTTTTTGA
- a CDS encoding chorismate synthase has translation MRYLTAGESHGPALTVILDGCPANLPLSADDLAKDLARRQGGAGRGARMKIEQDIAELLSGVRQGLTIGSPISLLIKNKSTEFFGQPISRIRPGHADLAGAIKYSQKDIRNVLERASARETAGRVAAGAIAKKLLGEFAIEINSRVVQEGGVEGKAAIDSAIDKAREEGDTLGGIFEVVASGLPAGLGSYTQWDRRLDGKLAQAVMAIPAIKGVEIGLGFAAASLHGSKVHDEIFHDQDRGFYHKTNHAGGLEGGVTNGEAIVLKAAMKPISTLLNPLNSVDLTTKKPTKAHVERSDVSAVEAAGVVGEAVVALEIANAFLEKFGGDSLEEIRDNFSSYKKRLSML, from the coding sequence TTGCGTTATTTGACTGCTGGAGAATCTCATGGCCCGGCCTTAACCGTTATTTTAGACGGGTGTCCGGCAAATTTGCCTTTATCGGCCGATGACCTGGCCAAAGATCTGGCGCGCAGGCAAGGCGGAGCGGGCCGCGGCGCACGGATGAAGATCGAACAGGATATTGCTGAATTATTATCCGGCGTGAGGCAGGGACTGACCATTGGGAGTCCGATCTCTTTACTAATAAAGAACAAGAGTACCGAGTTTTTTGGTCAGCCGATCTCCAGGATACGCCCGGGTCATGCCGACCTGGCTGGGGCGATCAAATACAGCCAAAAAGATATCCGCAATGTTTTAGAGCGGGCTTCCGCCAGGGAGACGGCCGGTCGGGTGGCGGCCGGAGCAATTGCCAAAAAATTGTTGGGGGAATTTGCCATTGAAATAAACAGCCGGGTTGTTCAAGAGGGGGGAGTAGAAGGGAAAGCAGCAATTGACTCGGCGATCGACAAGGCCCGGGAAGAGGGGGATACCTTAGGCGGGATATTTGAGGTCGTTGCTTCTGGTCTTCCTGCCGGGTTAGGAAGCTACACGCAATGGGATCGGCGTTTGGATGGAAAATTGGCTCAGGCGGTTATGGCGATCCCGGCCATTAAAGGGGTCGAGATCGGGCTTGGCTTTGCCGCCGCCTCTTTACATGGATCAAAGGTCCATGATGAAATATTCCATGACCAGGATCGGGGCTTTTATCATAAAACCAACCATGCAGGAGGGTTAGAAGGTGGGGTTACCAACGGTGAGGCGATCGTTTTGAAGGCCGCCATGAAGCCGATCTCAACCCTGCTTAATCCGTTGAATTCCGTTGATCTAACAACAAAAAAACCAACCAAGGCTCATGTGGAAAGATCAGATGTCAGTGCGGTGGAGGCTGCGGGGGTGGTTGGAGAGGCGGTGGTCGCGCTGGAAATTGCCAATGCTTTTCTGGAAAAATTTGGCGGAGACAGCCTGGAAGAGATCAGAGACAATTTTTCCTCTTACAAAAAACGCCTCTCTATGCTATAA
- the trmD gene encoding tRNA (guanosine(37)-N1)-methyltransferase TrmD: MRVDVLTLFPEMFQGPMSESLIQKAREKGLLNLRVINIRDFALDKHKTADDTPYGGGPGMVMKADIVAQAIRSLKMEANKKVILLCPTGEKLTQAKVNQLARFEQLVFVCGHYEGIDERVAPMIDEKVSIGDFVVTGGELPAMIVIDAVARQIPGVVKEVSSVEGDSFFAGWLDFPSFTKPETFEGAKVPEVLLSGHHAQIKRWRKKAALQKTLFQRPDLLAEIEFNEGDRALMTELFREEGQ, encoded by the coding sequence ATGCGCGTTGACGTATTAACTCTTTTCCCTGAAATGTTTCAGGGACCGATGAGTGAAAGTCTGATCCAAAAGGCCCGGGAAAAGGGCCTTTTGAATTTACGGGTTATCAATATCCGCGACTTTGCCCTCGACAAGCATAAAACAGCCGATGACACTCCTTACGGCGGCGGGCCTGGGATGGTCATGAAAGCTGATATTGTGGCGCAGGCCATAAGATCTTTGAAAATGGAAGCAAATAAAAAGGTGATCTTGCTTTGCCCGACCGGGGAAAAACTGACCCAGGCAAAGGTTAATCAACTTGCCAGGTTTGAACAGTTGGTCTTTGTCTGTGGCCATTATGAAGGGATCGACGAGCGGGTCGCCCCAATGATCGACGAAAAGGTTTCGATCGGCGACTTTGTCGTGACCGGAGGCGAGCTTCCGGCGATGATCGTGATCGACGCGGTTGCCAGGCAAATTCCCGGCGTAGTGAAGGAAGTTTCTTCTGTTGAAGGTGATTCGTTCTTTGCCGGATGGCTTGATTTTCCCAGCTTCACCAAGCCGGAAACGTTTGAGGGGGCAAAGGTCCCTGAAGTATTGCTTTCCGGGCATCATGCGCAGATCAAACGATGGCGTAAAAAGGCTGCCCTGCAGAAAACCTTGTTCCAGCGTCCCGATCTGTTGGCCGAGATCGAGTTTAACGAGGGCGACAGGGCGTTAATGACCGAACTGTTCAGGGAAGAAGGCCAATGA
- the rpsP gene encoding 30S ribosomal protein S16 produces the protein MAAKIKLQRVGTKNRPVYRLVVQDESRSPASAVICVLGNYQPGIETPLFNLKDEQIKEWLKKGAQPTEKVRILLGKAGVMPPIDLASLPKRKSKQETPAEAAAPAAAPVKPPAAEEKAQGG, from the coding sequence ATGGCAGCAAAAATTAAGCTACAGAGAGTTGGGACCAAAAACAGACCGGTATACCGGTTGGTCGTGCAAGACGAAAGTCGTTCGCCGGCGAGCGCCGTTATCTGTGTTTTGGGCAATTATCAGCCCGGGATCGAGACCCCGCTTTTTAATTTAAAAGATGAACAGATAAAGGAATGGCTGAAAAAAGGGGCCCAGCCAACAGAAAAAGTCAGGATCTTACTCGGCAAGGCGGGCGTGATGCCGCCGATCGATCTGGCCAGCCTGCCAAAACGTAAATCAAAGCAGGAAACTCCGGCAGAAGCTGCGGCACCGGCTGCCGCGCCGGTGAAACCCCCTGCGGCCGAAGAAAAAGCCCAAGGAGGCTAG
- a CDS encoding YlqD family protein produces the protein MSGAIELKRVVMVKAIVTEAFKQNLIKELERAIANLDGQLGQMESQSKNYLEDLKKKGLMQKAAAFKHQLDEERNRQAASKSDLTMKIEEAKRLQIGSEFVQGPLEGPVSVGIGDNLYKKVGGAEILVKDGIVQEIRGA, from the coding sequence ATGTCAGGCGCAATAGAATTAAAAAGAGTAGTTATGGTAAAAGCGATCGTGACCGAAGCTTTCAAGCAGAACTTGATCAAGGAATTAGAAAGAGCGATCGCCAATCTGGACGGCCAGTTGGGGCAGATGGAAAGCCAGAGCAAAAATTATTTAGAAGACCTGAAGAAAAAAGGGTTGATGCAGAAAGCGGCCGCTTTCAAACATCAGCTTGATGAAGAACGGAACCGTCAGGCGGCTTCAAAGTCCGACCTGACGATGAAGATCGAAGAAGCCAAGCGCCTGCAGATCGGCTCTGAATTTGTTCAGGGCCCATTGGAAGGGCCGGTTTCGGTTGGCATTGGCGACAATCTCTATAAGAAGGTTGGCGGAGCTGAGATCCTCGTTAAAGACGGGATCGTCCAGGAGATCCGCGGCGCTTAA
- a CDS encoding PAS domain-containing protein, whose amino-acid sequence MVFYSRSLGCAINNKLIAPAFRVTLIYAILGVIWIISTDLIIEALVTSPKQMTIMQTYKGIAFVLISTLTVFLVAYREMVLKLKAEGLQLHAEKYFDNLFSHSATPSLLLKQGKIASANQAFLVMFGLPSFSELAGKDLASLSPEKQPGGLMSKEKAKSEIETALAKGANRLEWLFARKDGSIFLGDIAITSIGSPEENALYVTANDITERKKREDHLKKSEEAYRTLAENLPGLVFRCHLANGHQMEFFNNMLGPLTGFTPDELKKGEFCSFDPIIHPDDKQFVFDTIKEVTLNNKPFRIEFRLLHKTGDVKYVIQRGRPVYDESGKAIYIDGVFFDLTESKRTEKSLAESEKKFQTLFEVSPNPLFVEALDGKVLDCNSAAAAIFGYGKEEFLKLNTKDLVPPDVASSFPELVKAVLEKGEFQVEALNKKKNGTFFPAAVRIKAIEINGQKCVLTSVQDITEQKAAEIKTKDKIQTLAQISDAATGRELRLIEMEKEVNLLQKELGREPKYK is encoded by the coding sequence GTGGTTTTCTATTCTAGATCATTGGGGTGCGCCATAAATAACAAACTTATTGCCCCTGCCTTCCGAGTTACCCTCATCTACGCCATTCTTGGCGTTATCTGGATCATTTCGACCGATCTGATAATTGAAGCGCTCGTCACCTCCCCCAAGCAAATGACGATAATGCAAACTTATAAAGGAATTGCTTTTGTCCTTATTAGCACCTTGACGGTTTTCCTGGTTGCCTACCGGGAAATGGTCTTAAAGTTAAAGGCCGAGGGACTCCAGTTGCATGCCGAAAAATATTTCGACAATTTGTTCAGCCATTCAGCCACCCCGTCATTATTGTTAAAACAAGGGAAGATCGCCAGCGCCAACCAGGCCTTTCTCGTAATGTTTGGCCTTCCTAGTTTTAGCGAGCTGGCCGGCAAGGATCTGGCCTCGCTCTCTCCCGAAAAACAGCCGGGCGGCCTTATGTCAAAAGAAAAGGCGAAAAGCGAAATCGAGACCGCGCTGGCAAAAGGGGCCAATCGTTTGGAGTGGCTCTTTGCCCGCAAAGACGGCTCCATTTTCTTGGGCGACATCGCGATAACCTCGATAGGTTCGCCGGAAGAGAACGCTTTGTACGTGACCGCAAACGATATCACCGAAAGAAAAAAACGCGAAGACCATTTAAAGAAAAGCGAAGAAGCTTACCGGACCCTGGCGGAAAACCTGCCGGGACTTGTTTTTCGCTGTCATCTGGCAAACGGGCACCAAATGGAGTTTTTTAACAATATGCTCGGCCCGCTGACCGGTTTTACGCCCGATGAATTAAAAAAGGGGGAGTTCTGCTCGTTTGATCCGATCATTCATCCGGATGATAAGCAGTTTGTTTTTGATACGATCAAAGAAGTCACGCTAAACAACAAGCCGTTCCGTATTGAATTCCGCCTGTTGCACAAGACCGGTGATGTAAAATATGTTATCCAGCGCGGCCGCCCGGTCTATGATGAGTCGGGCAAGGCTATCTATATCGATGGGGTCTTTTTTGACCTGACCGAAAGCAAGCGGACCGAAAAGTCCCTGGCCGAAAGCGAAAAGAAATTTCAAACCCTCTTTGAGGTTTCCCCCAACCCGCTCTTCGTCGAGGCACTCGACGGCAAGGTCCTTGACTGCAATAGCGCGGCAGCCGCTATTTTTGGCTACGGCAAAGAGGAGTTCCTGAAGCTGAACACCAAAGACCTGGTCCCGCCGGATGTCGCCTCTTCGTTCCCGGAGCTGGTCAAAGCCGTCCTGGAAAAAGGAGAGTTTCAAGTCGAAGCGCTAAACAAAAAAAAGAACGGGACTTTTTTCCCTGCGGCCGTCCGGATTAAAGCGATCGAGATCAACGGACAAAAATGCGTCCTAACCTCTGTTCAGGATATAACCGAGCAAAAAGCCGCGGAAATAAAAACCAAAGATAAAATACAGACCCTGGCCCAGATCAGCGACGCCGCTACCGGCCGGGAATTGCGCCTGATCGAAATGGAAAAAGAGGTCAACCTGCTCCAAAAAGAGCTCGGCCGGGAACCAAAATATAAATAA